Proteins encoded by one window of Methanobrevibacter oralis:
- a CDS encoding Ig-like domain-containing protein, with the protein MKTFKIFVLSMILLLICCVGIASATDNNDYLNDSEYEINDIDENVLSSDNPDILGDDIQDSSENVYEIYVGSNITEDGGNGSYENPFATLDLACSDVNGKNNVKINIFDGTYYVGSNLKFNTSNLLMQSINGGNVIIKPVGSEKNSQSLGFVSQYANFTFSNITFDANVTGITSESWNWFRVIEGKFMDGKFYNCNFLNFKNTVVLSYHSPFEFIKCKFSNFKHPLWGHRWNVKAVYKYCVFLDHHDVVFGHMYTSQIGMLKDCWFGQNTLPDYAFPLHAFMESQSGAWVDNTCIVSRYAIFSIYENYLGNNKYEIVGRLMWNDSTIDGIENLRPMNVTLSSTTGEIASTAILENGTFKVSYTGNSSNNKVTAKLDEEIINLKFNNIVIDASCENVNPSENANITVTLPSALSGIVNVIVNNKSYSVVVNDSSLVNVIIDELDEGNYTAEVHFTNKNHVNAFILVNFSVSKVDDYQVYIIAPSEIKVGENASIIIEAPEDATGNITIIDKDKNYTKELNNNTITIDISGLVLGNNNLIVVYSGNKKYAEKTENVIVTVDKYDPFINIISPKEAKVGDDVDININLPTDINGKITVEINNEKQNLTIINGVATLNISFSKEGHYVISVNFWGNDNYYSSENKTSIDISKVINNINDILNINTFKDKENPYIAIKLPVDATGNLTVTVGGKIYFKNLVKGSAKVTIPDLTLGKHSIKIEYSGDEKYESLSKNMVVSIIAPKLTTSNLAVYYMSEAKYSVKLTKENTALSGKTITFLINGKKIVAKTDKNGYASFKINLKPSSKKYTVTSIYNGIKKLNKITVKSILVAKNLKVKKSAKTLKIKISLKKINKKYLKAKITLKFNGKTYKAKTNKKGIATFNIKKNMLKKLNVGKKYTYKVTCLKDNISKKITVKK; encoded by the coding sequence TTGAAGACATTTAAAATTTTTGTTTTATCAATGATTCTCCTATTAATTTGTTGTGTTGGGATAGCTAGTGCAACTGATAATAATGATTATTTAAACGATAGTGAATATGAAATTAATGATATTGATGAAAATGTTCTAAGTTCAGATAATCCTGATATTTTAGGTGATGATATTCAAGATTCATCTGAAAATGTCTATGAGATTTATGTTGGTTCGAATATTACAGAGGATGGAGGTAATGGATCTTATGAAAATCCTTTTGCAACACTAGATTTAGCATGTAGTGATGTTAATGGTAAAAATAATGTAAAGATTAATATTTTTGATGGAACTTATTATGTTGGTTCAAACTTAAAATTTAATACAAGTAATTTATTAATGCAGTCAATTAATGGAGGCAATGTTATTATTAAACCTGTTGGCAGTGAAAAAAATTCACAGTCATTGGGCTTTGTTTCCCAATATGCTAATTTTACATTTTCCAATATTACATTTGATGCAAATGTTACTGGTATTACTAGTGAGTCTTGGAACTGGTTTCGTGTAATAGAAGGTAAATTTATGGATGGTAAATTTTATAATTGCAATTTTTTAAATTTTAAAAATACAGTTGTTTTAAGTTACCATTCTCCTTTTGAATTTATAAAATGTAAGTTTAGTAACTTTAAACACCCTCTTTGGGGACATCGGTGGAATGTTAAAGCCGTATATAAATACTGCGTTTTTTTAGATCATCATGATGTTGTTTTTGGCCATATGTACACATCACAAATCGGCATGTTAAAGGATTGTTGGTTTGGTCAAAATACACTTCCAGATTATGCATTTCCTCTTCATGCATTCATGGAGAGTCAATCAGGAGCTTGGGTTGACAATACATGCATAGTTTCAAGATATGCTATATTTTCCATTTATGAAAACTACTTAGGAAACAACAAATACGAAATTGTTGGCAGGTTAATGTGGAACGACAGTACAATAGATGGGATTGAAAATTTAAGACCAATGAATGTAACTTTATCTTCAACTACTGGAGAAATAGCATCAACAGCGATTTTAGAAAATGGTACTTTTAAAGTGAGTTATACTGGTAATTCTTCAAATAATAAGGTTACTGCTAAATTGGATGAAGAAATAATAAATTTAAAATTTAACAACATAGTCATTGATGCAAGTTGTGAGAATGTCAATCCTTCTGAAAATGCTAATATTACAGTAACTTTACCTTCTGCTTTATCAGGTATTGTAAATGTAATTGTTAATAATAAAAGCTATTCTGTAGTTGTAAATGACTCATCTTTGGTTAATGTAATTATTGATGAGCTAGATGAGGGTAATTATACAGCTGAAGTTCATTTTACTAATAAAAATCATGTTAATGCTTTTATTTTAGTTAATTTTTCAGTGTCTAAAGTTGATGATTATCAAGTTTATATAATCGCTCCAAGTGAAATTAAAGTTGGTGAAAATGCAAGTATTATAATTGAAGCACCTGAAGATGCTACTGGTAATATTACCATTATAGATAAAGATAAAAATTACACAAAAGAATTAAATAATAATACTATTACTATTGATATTTCTGGTTTAGTTTTAGGCAATAATAATCTTATTGTAGTTTATTCAGGTAATAAAAAATACGCAGAAAAAACAGAAAATGTTATTGTAACTGTTGATAAATATGATCCATTTATTAATATTATAAGTCCAAAAGAAGCAAAAGTTGGTGATGATGTAGATATAAACATTAATTTACCAACAGACATTAATGGAAAAATCACTGTTGAAATAAATAACGAAAAACAAAATTTGACTATTATAAATGGTGTTGCAACTTTGAATATAAGTTTTTCTAAAGAAGGCCATTATGTTATTAGTGTAAATTTTTGGGGTAATGATAATTATTACTCAAGTGAAAATAAAACAAGTATTGATATCTCTAAGGTCATAAACAATATAAATGATATATTAAACATCAATACTTTTAAAGACAAAGAAAATCCCTACATTGCTATTAAGTTACCTGTTGATGCAACAGGTAATTTGACTGTTACTGTTGGGGGTAAAATTTATTTCAAAAATCTGGTAAAAGGAAGTGCTAAAGTCACAATACCTGACTTAACTCTAGGCAAACACAGTATCAAAATCGAATATTCTGGAGATGAAAAATACGAATCATTATCTAAAAACATGGTTGTATCTATAATAGCACCTAAATTAACTACAAGTAATTTAGCAGTGTATTATATGAGCGAAGCTAAATATAGTGTTAAATTAACAAAAGAAAACACAGCATTATCTGGAAAAACCATAACATTCTTAATAAATGGTAAAAAAATAGTGGCAAAAACTGATAAAAATGGATATGCTTCGTTTAAAATAAACTTAAAACCAAGCTCTAAAAAATACACAGTAACAAGCATCTACAATGGAATTAAAAAACTTAATAAAATAACAGTAAAAAGCATTTTAGTCGCCAAAAATTTAAAAGTTAAAAAATCAGCAAAAACACTTAAAATTAAAATATCTTTGAAAAAAATAAACAAAAAATATTTAAAAGCTAAAATAACTTTAAAGTTCAATGGTAAAACATACAAAGCAAAAACCAACAAAAAAGGCATAGCAACATTTAATATTAAGAAAAACATGCTTAAAAAATTAAATGTTGGCAAAAAATACACATACAAAGTAACTTGCCTAAAAGACAATATAAGTAAAAAAATTACAGTTAAAAAATAG
- the truD gene encoding tRNA pseudouridine(13) synthase TruD, whose protein sequence is MLNANTYVTSQEGIGGTIRNKYEDFHVEEIPDVLPNGEGPNVWIWIEKLGRTTLDVVLDIARDLHISRKRMGFAGMKDKKAFTRQWICIVNMESEEQLKEVQNLNIYKTDFLKVVRGRKKLRMGQLKGNKFKILIRDLDDIEGSANIANEVLKELELTGVPNYFGWQRFGKPRTNTHLVGKALIENDLAEAVRRYIGNPSEDENEENQKARKAYDEGRLNDSLDLMGKGMRYEKMMIKELIKSSKKGELTDQAYINALHSLPKPLQRMFVHAYQSYLFNDAVSKRVAMGINKYIEGDILIDNEEKIVYDKMTSQCQDLISKFEVNPTCPLYGTKVPFAGGKVGEMEKSVLNNYNLTKEDFKVPKMPRLGSHGLRRAMRFQIWDASATPKDNGVLCEFSINKGSYATAVLREVMKKDVV, encoded by the coding sequence ATGTTAAACGCTAATACTTATGTAACCAGTCAAGAAGGCATTGGTGGAACAATTAGAAATAAATATGAAGATTTTCATGTTGAAGAAATTCCTGATGTTCTTCCAAATGGAGAAGGGCCTAATGTTTGGATTTGGATTGAAAAATTAGGAAGAACCACATTAGACGTTGTTTTAGATATTGCTCGTGATTTACACATTTCAAGAAAAAGAATGGGCTTTGCTGGAATGAAAGATAAAAAAGCCTTTACTCGTCAATGGATTTGCATAGTTAATATGGAATCGGAAGAGCAATTAAAAGAGGTTCAAAACCTAAATATTTATAAAACTGATTTTTTAAAAGTTGTTAGAGGTAGAAAAAAGCTTCGGATGGGTCAGCTTAAAGGAAATAAATTCAAAATTTTAATTAGAGATTTAGATGATATTGAAGGTAGTGCTAATATAGCTAATGAAGTTTTAAAAGAATTGGAACTTACTGGTGTTCCTAACTATTTTGGATGGCAAAGATTTGGCAAACCTAGAACAAACACTCATTTAGTAGGTAAAGCTTTAATTGAAAATGATTTAGCTGAAGCTGTTAGAAGATATATTGGAAACCCTTCAGAAGATGAAAATGAAGAAAATCAAAAAGCTAGAAAAGCCTATGATGAAGGAAGATTAAATGATTCTCTAGATTTGATGGGTAAAGGAATGCGTTATGAAAAAATGATGATAAAGGAATTGATTAAATCTTCTAAAAAAGGTGAACTAACAGATCAAGCTTATATCAATGCATTACATTCACTTCCAAAACCACTTCAAAGAATGTTTGTACATGCATATCAATCTTATTTATTCAATGATGCTGTTAGTAAAAGGGTAGCTATGGGTATTAATAAGTATATTGAAGGGGATATTTTAATAGATAATGAAGAAAAAATCGTTTATGATAAAATGACTAGTCAATGTCAAGATTTAATTAGTAAATTTGAAGTTAATCCAACCTGCCCATTATATGGAACGAAAGTGCCTTTTGCAGGAGGAAAAGTTGGAGAAATGGAAAAATCTGTTTTAAATAATTATAATTTAACAAAAGAAGATTTTAAAGTTCCAAAAATGCCTCGTTTAGGAAGTCACGGATTGAGAAGGGCCATGAGATTTCAAATTTGGGATGCATCAGCAACTCCCAAAGATAATGGTGTTTTATGCGAATTTTCTATTAATAAAGGATCTTATGCTACTGCAGTTCTTCGTGAAGTAATGAAAAAGGACGTTGTTTGA
- a CDS encoding DUF126 domain-containing protein — MIDCRNIAKGKEKGELIVSSEPISFLGGVDPETGIIIDPNHELKGKCIKDKVLFIPGGKGSTVGSYVIFQMKKNNTAPKAIICLNAEPIIATGAIMSDIPMVDSPSSTKELKNDVLVEVDGSGGKINILG, encoded by the coding sequence ATGATTGATTGTAGAAATATTGCAAAAGGAAAAGAAAAAGGTGAATTAATTGTTTCATCTGAGCCAATTAGTTTTTTAGGGGGAGTTGACCCTGAAACTGGTATAATAATTGATCCTAATCATGAACTTAAAGGAAAATGTATTAAAGATAAAGTTTTATTCATTCCTGGAGGTAAGGGTTCAACTGTGGGGTCTTATGTAATTTTTCAAATGAAAAAGAATAATACAGCACCTAAAGCAATTATTTGTCTTAATGCAGAACCTATTATAGCTACTGGAGCTATCATGTCTGACATTCCCATGGTTGATTCTCCTTCAAGCACAAAGGAATTAAAAAACGATGTTTTAGTTGAAGTAGATGGTAGTGGGGGTAAAATTAATATATTAGGCTGA
- a CDS encoding nitroreductase family protein, with the protein MKLIIDDDNCIGCGICASVCIRDNIIIVEGVALETGSNCFECGHCMAICKNNAINLKLFKNQEYRIIDHDFKDIPVEYVDLLRLYKQRRSIRWFKNKKIDKLTFDKLFEGAYYSPSAQNEQDVEFVVLDEKTDEFLDLVYDIIKVEEDQFFRIKEFGEYLKDKSTKKYNPLLWGGKQIILTFSSDKTSAVIANTRVELLAYSLGLGGFYSLFLLKADEIDHIRLMKFFPQINPEKHLYSSFIIGYPKIKFRRTIPHKKINVSYQ; encoded by the coding sequence ATGAAACTTATTATAGATGATGATAACTGTATTGGATGTGGAATTTGCGCATCTGTTTGTATTAGGGATAATATAATAATTGTCGAGGGTGTTGCTTTAGAAACAGGCAGCAATTGTTTTGAATGTGGGCATTGTATGGCAATTTGCAAAAATAATGCTATTAACCTTAAATTATTTAAAAATCAAGAATATAGAATTATTGATCATGATTTTAAAGATATTCCTGTTGAATATGTTGATTTGCTTCGATTATATAAACAAAGAAGATCAATTCGCTGGTTTAAAAATAAAAAAATTGATAAATTAACTTTTGATAAATTATTTGAAGGGGCATATTATTCTCCGTCAGCTCAAAATGAACAGGATGTTGAATTTGTGGTTTTAGATGAAAAAACTGATGAATTTTTAGATCTTGTATATGATATTATAAAAGTTGAAGAAGATCAATTCTTTAGAATTAAAGAATTTGGGGAGTATTTAAAAGACAAATCCACTAAAAAATACAATCCTCTTTTATGGGGAGGCAAACAAATAATTTTAACATTTTCTAGTGATAAAACAAGTGCAGTTATAGCTAATACCAGAGTTGAATTATTGGCTTACTCATTAGGTCTTGGTGGTTTTTATTCATTATTTTTGTTAAAAGCTGATGAAATTGATCATATTAGATTAATGAAATTTTTCCCTCAAATTAATCCTGAAAAACACTTGTATTCGTCTTTTATAATTGGTTATCCAAAAATTAAATTTAGAAGAACTATTCCTCACAAAAAAATTAATGTTTCGTATCAATAA
- a CDS encoding heavy metal translocating P-type ATPase codes for MVKLKEMDLPIEGMHCASCVLSVNKTFERVEGVEAVDADLASNKLHITVNPKKITYEEMERLVKNLGFELHSDEMTIRIGGMHCASCTMNVENYLIRLDGIFDVKADLTSQSATIRYDKSKVEISEIEEVLNKLGFELLGIEGQSDIDEEAIYQQDLKDKLNRVVIGLIASAILMILMFTMIDPLSGPVNALNKSLGIHISSMGLLSLIVSIAPFLYVSLPTLKAGINGLLHKNLNMDVMYSMGILVAYISSILGTFNIVLNHTFMFYDSAVMLPSFLLIGRYLEARAKKHTSDSIRELIGLQPTVATLIELDESGNISSQKEVSIADISIGDVLLVKPGEKIPVDGDVIGGESYVDESMINGEPIPKVKKDGEEVFAGTINQDGILHILAQKIGKETVLSNIIRLVEKAQSSRPPVQKFANTIVSYFIPVILTVAIVVFLMWYFVLGASLLFSLTCLISILVVACPCALGLATPTAVTVGVGRAAEFGILIKNGDTLENAGQIDVAAFDKTGTITEGKPEVDDIITYDISEDELIKLAASIEQNSNHPIAKAITNNAKELGIDLYQSEEFENITGKGLKTEIEGKKILAGNLALMTLEGVDVSQDILNTYHNLENLSKTIIFLAEDDSIKGILSLSDKIKSTSKRTIDELHKMGVKTYMLTGDNESTALNVAREVGIDNVKAGVLPENKLDIVKETQANNTKKVLFVGDGINDAPALTQADIGVAMGNGTDIAMESGDIVVMEGDLENVVAAVQFSNKVMRRIKENIFWAFAYNSVLIPVAAGILYPTFGITFNPAFAGLAMAMSSVTVVTLSLALKRYVPEIKKENLN; via the coding sequence ATGGTAAAATTAAAAGAAATGGATTTACCAATTGAAGGAATGCATTGTGCTTCATGTGTTCTCTCAGTTAATAAAACATTTGAGCGGGTAGAAGGTGTTGAGGCAGTTGATGCAGATTTGGCTTCAAACAAACTTCATATTACTGTAAATCCAAAAAAAATTACTTATGAGGAAATGGAGAGATTAGTTAAAAATTTAGGATTTGAACTCCATTCGGATGAAATGACGATAAGAATAGGTGGTATGCATTGTGCATCTTGTACAATGAACGTTGAAAATTATCTAATAAGATTAGATGGTATTTTTGATGTTAAAGCTGATTTAACTTCTCAAAGTGCTACTATTCGTTATGATAAATCTAAGGTTGAAATTAGTGAAATTGAAGAGGTTCTAAATAAACTCGGCTTTGAGCTTTTAGGAATTGAAGGTCAAAGTGACATAGATGAGGAGGCAATTTACCAACAAGATTTAAAAGATAAGTTAAATAGGGTTGTCATTGGTTTAATAGCTTCAGCTATTTTAATGATCTTAATGTTTACAATGATAGATCCACTAAGTGGGCCAGTTAATGCATTAAACAAATCATTAGGAATTCATATATCTTCAATGGGATTACTTTCATTAATTGTAAGTATTGCTCCTTTTTTATATGTGTCTCTTCCTACTCTTAAAGCAGGAATTAATGGACTTTTACATAAAAATTTAAATATGGATGTAATGTATTCAATGGGTATTCTTGTTGCATATATATCTAGTATTCTTGGGACATTTAATATTGTATTAAATCATACTTTCATGTTTTATGATTCAGCAGTAATGCTCCCTTCTTTTTTACTTATAGGAAGATATCTTGAAGCTAGGGCTAAAAAACACACTTCTGATTCTATACGCGAATTAATTGGTCTTCAACCGACAGTAGCTACTTTAATAGAATTAGATGAAAGTGGAAATATTTCATCCCAAAAAGAAGTGTCAATTGCAGATATTAGTATTGGAGATGTTTTACTTGTAAAACCTGGTGAAAAGATTCCGGTTGATGGTGATGTAATTGGAGGGGAATCATATGTTGATGAGTCAATGATTAATGGTGAGCCAATTCCTAAAGTTAAAAAAGATGGTGAGGAAGTATTTGCAGGTACTATAAATCAAGATGGAATTTTACATATTTTGGCTCAGAAGATTGGAAAAGAAACCGTGTTGTCTAATATAATTCGATTAGTTGAAAAAGCTCAAAGTTCAAGACCTCCAGTTCAAAAATTTGCAAACACGATAGTATCTTACTTTATTCCAGTAATTCTTACAGTAGCTATTGTTGTTTTTTTAATGTGGTACTTTGTACTTGGTGCATCGTTATTATTCTCTTTAACATGTTTAATTTCAATTTTAGTCGTTGCTTGCCCTTGTGCTTTAGGTTTAGCTACTCCGACTGCAGTAACTGTTGGGGTTGGAAGAGCTGCAGAATTTGGAATTTTAATTAAAAATGGAGATACCTTAGAAAATGCAGGCCAAATTGATGTAGCCGCATTTGATAAAACTGGAACTATTACAGAAGGTAAACCTGAAGTTGATGATATTATAACTTATGATATTTCTGAAGATGAATTAATTAAACTTGCAGCTAGTATAGAGCAAAATTCAAACCACCCTATTGCTAAAGCTATTACAAATAACGCAAAAGAACTAGGCATTGATTTGTATCAAAGCGAAGAATTTGAAAATATTACAGGTAAAGGTTTAAAAACAGAAATTGAAGGTAAAAAGATTTTAGCAGGCAATCTAGCTTTAATGACCTTGGAGGGAGTTGATGTTTCCCAGGATATTTTAAATACTTATCATAATTTAGAAAACCTTAGTAAAACAATAATATTTTTAGCTGAGGATGATTCAATTAAAGGTATTTTAAGCTTATCTGACAAAATTAAATCTACTTCTAAAAGAACAATCGATGAACTACATAAAATGGGTGTTAAAACATATATGCTTACAGGAGATAATGAAAGCACAGCACTTAATGTAGCTCGTGAAGTGGGAATTGATAATGTAAAAGCAGGTGTTCTTCCTGAAAACAAATTAGATATTGTAAAAGAAACTCAAGCAAACAATACTAAAAAAGTTTTATTCGTTGGAGATGGGATTAATGATGCTCCTGCATTAACACAAGCAGACATTGGTGTAGCTATGGGTAATGGTACGGATATTGCCATGGAAAGTGGAGACATAGTTGTAATGGAAGGGGATTTAGAAAATGTTGTTGCTGCAGTGCAATTTTCTAATAAAGTTATGAGAAGAATAAAGGAAAATATTTTCTGGGCTTTTGCTTATAATTCGGTTTTAATTCCGGTTGCAGCAGGAATATTATATCCAACATTTGGAATTACATTCAACCCAGCATTTGCAGGTCTTGCAATGGCAATGAGTTCAGTAACAGTTGTTACATTATCTCTTGCACTTAAAAGATATGTCCCTGAAATAAAAAAAGAAAATTTAAATTAA
- the purB gene encoding adenylosuccinate lyase, giving the protein MAIHPIEFRYGTPEMKNIWESENKLQRMLDVESALAQAEGKLGIIPKEVADEIASKANTKYVKLERVNEIEAETNHDIAALSKGITEVCENGAGEYVHFGATSNDIVDSSNSLLIKDSIEVLKEKLKRLTKIMLKLTEENKMKVCIGRTHGQHALPTTYGMKFGIWADELHRQYDRLIHAEGNVCIGMMDGAVGTTAALGEQGWEIHKCVAEILGLPAATITNQVVQRDNHVEFISVLANIASTLDKIGLEIRSLQRTELAEVGEYFDPEKQVGSSTMPHKMNPITAERICGVARIIKSYVNAALDNNPLWHERDLTNSSCERIMFPESCILTDYILNLTIKLMSNLVFYDENIERNLNMTNGLIMAERLMAELTRAGMGKQTAYGIVRKNAIKANKEKLLLGELILKDQDVQKYLTEKDVEKIMDPHTYIGSTTIIIEELLEKSKKWF; this is encoded by the coding sequence ATGGCTATACACCCAATTGAATTTAGATACGGAACTCCTGAAATGAAAAATATTTGGGAATCCGAAAATAAACTACAAAGAATGTTAGATGTTGAATCTGCCCTTGCTCAGGCTGAAGGAAAGCTTGGAATAATCCCAAAAGAAGTTGCTGATGAAATTGCCTCAAAGGCCAATACCAAATATGTAAAATTAGAAAGAGTAAATGAAATCGAAGCTGAAACTAACCATGATATTGCTGCATTATCAAAAGGAATAACTGAAGTATGTGAAAATGGTGCAGGAGAATATGTTCATTTTGGAGCTACATCTAATGATATTGTAGATAGTTCAAATTCATTGCTTATAAAAGATTCTATTGAAGTATTAAAAGAAAAACTAAAAAGATTAACAAAAATAATGCTTAAATTAACTGAAGAAAATAAAATGAAAGTTTGTATTGGACGTACACATGGCCAACATGCACTTCCAACAACTTATGGTATGAAATTTGGTATTTGGGCAGATGAACTTCACAGACAATATGATAGACTAATACATGCTGAAGGAAATGTTTGTATTGGTATGATGGATGGAGCAGTAGGTACAACAGCAGCTTTAGGCGAACAAGGATGGGAAATTCATAAATGTGTTGCAGAAATCTTAGGTTTACCTGCAGCAACAATTACCAATCAGGTTGTTCAAAGAGACAATCATGTGGAATTTATTAGTGTGTTAGCTAATATTGCAAGTACTCTTGATAAAATTGGTCTTGAAATTAGAAGTTTGCAGAGAACCGAACTTGCAGAAGTTGGAGAATATTTTGATCCAGAAAAACAAGTTGGAAGTTCAACAATGCCACATAAAATGAATCCAATTACTGCTGAGAGGATTTGTGGTGTTGCAAGAATCATTAAATCATATGTAAATGCTGCATTAGATAATAATCCTCTTTGGCATGAAAGAGACTTAACTAACTCATCTTGTGAGAGGATAATGTTTCCAGAAAGTTGTATCTTAACCGATTACATTCTTAATTTAACTATTAAATTAATGTCTAATCTTGTATTTTATGATGAAAACATTGAAAGAAACTTAAACATGACAAATGGATTAATCATGGCTGAAAGATTAATGGCTGAGCTTACACGTGCAGGAATGGGAAAACAAACTGCTTATGGAATTGTAAGGAAAAACGCGATTAAAGCTAATAAAGAAAAATTATTACTTGGAGAGTTAATTCTAAAAGACCAAGATGTTCAAAAATACTTAACAGAAAAGGATGTTGAAAAAATAATGGACCCACACACATATATAGGATCTACTACAATTATTATAGAGGAACTATTAGAAAAATCTAAAAAATGGTTTTAG
- a CDS encoding helix-turn-helix transcriptional regulator gives METKIRQLRQEKGITQQALADSSGVTRQTINALENARYNPSLLLAFKITKILGKESIEDVFILKEED, from the coding sequence TTGGAAACAAAAATTAGACAGTTACGTCAGGAAAAGGGCATAACTCAACAGGCTTTGGCCGATTCATCTGGTGTAACACGTCAAACAATAAACGCTTTGGAAAATGCAAGATATAATCCTTCCTTATTATTAGCTTTTAAAATAACAAAAATATTAGGTAAAGAATCTATTGAAGATGTTTTTATTTTGAAGGAGGAAGATTAA
- a CDS encoding DUF4013 domain-containing protein, with translation MILDIYKDSFEFSAKKITTLLVMGVLSFFGFLIIPLIIVTGYNYNVIKSSIEGMINGGDVPPEIEGFKSLFINGLKYCVVIFCYNLIPFILLAVNFQYPHIGLILLSLILIFIGGIGIFIAIPHMASNGDSLKSAFSFKELISIIKSIGVLNFIGSYIGILIINFAIILVVSLILIAIFLILGLTTYVFSTEGLLAISAFGNLVLFFVITFIVSPYMSLFYDRCCGLIYNMR, from the coding sequence ATGATATTAGATATTTATAAAGATTCTTTTGAATTTTCTGCAAAAAAAATTACCACCTTGTTGGTAATGGGAGTTTTATCATTCTTTGGTTTTTTAATAATTCCATTAATTATTGTTACAGGATATAATTATAACGTAATTAAATCTTCTATCGAAGGAATGATTAATGGAGGGGATGTTCCTCCTGAAATTGAGGGATTTAAGTCACTTTTTATTAATGGATTAAAGTATTGTGTGGTTATTTTTTGTTATAATTTAATTCCATTTATTCTTTTAGCTGTTAATTTCCAATATCCACATATTGGTCTTATATTATTGAGTTTAATCTTAATTTTCATTGGAGGTATTGGAATATTTATTGCAATTCCTCACATGGCTTCAAATGGGGATTCTTTAAAATCAGCATTTAGTTTTAAAGAATTAATTAGTATTATTAAATCAATTGGTGTTTTAAATTTCATTGGATCCTATATTGGAATTTTAATTATTAATTTTGCGATTATTTTAGTTGTATCTCTTATACTAATTGCAATCTTTTTAATTTTAGGATTAACTACCTATGTTTTTTCAACTGAAGGGTTATTGGCAATTTCTGCATTTGGTAATCTTGTGTTATTCTTTGTTATAACATTTATAGTCAGTCCGTATATGTCTTTATTTTATGATAGATGTTGTGGTTTAATTTATAATATGCGTTAG
- a CDS encoding CPBP family intramembrane glutamic endopeptidase yields MPFRSGFKDEIQNIFSKVAFKYVLLIVGVNIFFSYGMLYLSGAVIEYLPIKSALFGGVIATVFISPIFEELLFRGVFFNKLKLIVPVHYAIVISSIIFCMFHGYGSYVSAFVFGMCMGILYIKSNNILLPILAHFLNNLIAELMAFIDSSNLIFTNSIIIIIFSILAIVSAFMIFKSIFKELNILK; encoded by the coding sequence TTGCCTTTTCGTAGTGGGTTTAAAGATGAAATTCAAAATATTTTCTCTAAAGTAGCATTTAAATATGTTTTACTCATTGTTGGGGTGAATATATTCTTTTCTTATGGTATGCTTTATTTAAGTGGTGCTGTTATAGAGTATTTACCTATTAAATCTGCTCTTTTTGGAGGAGTTATTGCTACGGTTTTTATTTCCCCAATTTTTGAAGAATTGTTGTTTAGAGGAGTATTTTTTAATAAATTGAAGCTAATTGTTCCAGTTCATTATGCAATTGTTATTTCTTCAATAATTTTTTGCATGTTTCATGGTTATGGGAGTTATGTCTCTGCTTTTGTTTTTGGAATGTGTATGGGGATTCTTTATATTAAGAGTAATAATATCTTACTTCCTATTTTAGCCCATTTTTTAAATAATTTAATTGCAGAATTAATGGCGTTTATTGATTCAAGTAATTTAATTTTCACAAATTCAATTATTATAATAATATTTTCTATATTAGCTATTGTATCTGCTTTTATGATTTTTAAATCTATTTTTAAAGAATTAAATATTCTTAAATAA